The sequence TGCTTTTTCTGCAGGGTTCCAACTGCCAAATTTTCTCTGAGTAGTTGAAATTTACAATTCTACATCAATTCTAATGTTCTCAATTTTTTCAAATCCTGTTTTTATAGTTTCTCTTATTTCCTCAATTTTACTGTATTTTGCAGCAATTTCTTTTTGTTTATGCAAATCAAATTTTCCAGTTTTAGTTGTTGGAAGTTTAATTACTAAATTTTTTGTTCTCTCAATTGTTGGTTTATATTCCCAGTTAAAATTGTTTTTGTTTAAAATTTCTTGCAATTTGAAAGAAAGGTACAAGCAATCAATATTTTCATCTCTTGGAATGTATATTCTAGCGTCAGAATTTATACTAAATTTATGCTTTTCTCTATAAAAAACCGTTCCAGCATACACACCATTTGTTGTAATTTGGATACACTCGTTATCGTGGTCAAAAGTATTTATATAGCCAAAAATACCATTCTGCTTCGTATTCGCTGAATAAACTGGATAAGTGCCTTTGTTCTCTTCTAAATAGCTTTTTTGTAATTTCGCATTACCTGCACTTAGAGTACAAATCTCACTTAATTTAAATTTTTTATAAATTACATTTGGTTCCGATTTTATTTCGTCTATTTCCGATAAAATAGAGGATATTTTGTCTAGAAGATTTTGCACGCTACTTTTAAAGTCTTGAAGAGAATTGCCATTATCATTTGTTAACAAACCCAATTCTAATCGCTCATTTTCGTTCCATAATTTTTCAATTGACCAATCAATTTCAGCTTTAAAAACTTCTATGGGCTGTATTTTACATCTTTTATCATGATTTATTTTTGCAAAATACTTTTTACTACCTTTAAAAGCATTATATAAACTTACTGCTTCTTTTAAGTCATCTTCTTCAATATCAAATCTATAAACATCACGGCTTTCACCAATTTCGCTTACTAAATAAGTGAATACTGGGTCTGTTTGCTCTTCAGATATATCATATTTCTTTGTTATTGCTAAAATATACGTTTTCTTTGGGGTTGTAAAAAATGTCTTAATCGGTAGTGAAATTATTGCGTTAATATAGCAAGTATCTAATATATATTGTCTTAAATTTTTATCATTCCACCTGTTAAATATTCCATCTGGTACAACTATGAAACCTTTTCCTCCCTTTTTCAGCGCTTTTATAATCCATTCCATAAACAAACCTTCAACGCCCATTGCGTTAACCTTATAATGGGTTTTTAGGTTTGTTTTGGCGATTTCTTCTTTTAAATTGCTGCTACCACTTGTAACATAAGGAGGGTTTGTCAAAATTAAATCATATTTTTCTTCACAGGCCTCAGATAGCGTGCCAAGTATTGAATCTGTTTTTAAAATAAAACTCTCATTAAATATTTTTGCAAATTCTTTTGTCAGCCCCACATTATCTTTTATAAGCTCACAAAAATAAATAAGCATATTGGCTTTCGCTAAAATAATGGTTTTTTGCTCATCTTTATCAAATCCTTTATCAAACCCTACTATTTTAATTTTTTGGTTTATTACACCATTTTCAATTGTAAATAACTTATCAAGTTTATCCTTTATGAATTCCAACGGAAATTTTCCTACTCCACAAGCTGGATCGCAAACTATCATTTCTTCCTTGAGCTCACTGCTTGCCATTTCGTTTATAGCACGTACAACTTTAATTGGTGTGAAAAACTGCCCCCAATTCTTTTTACTTATACTTTCCTTTAAGAAGCTCTCAAATAATTTGCTTTTAAAATCATGATCTATATGTTCAAGCTTCCCATAATCTCTAAATTTTTCTAAAACTTTTTTAAAAACTGTACCATACCCTTCTACAGCTTTTTGCTCTTTACTAATAAATATAGTTCCATTTATGATAGTTGTTTTATCATCTCCTTCAGGAAATAACTCCTTTATTTTTGGTCTTATGATATTTGCGTAATGTTGCAATACATCGTTTGTTTCATTGTTATTGTATTTTTTAAGTAACTCATCGAAGCCAAAATCTCCCTTCAAAATTGATAAATCGCTTAAATATTTAAATATAAATAGCTCAACAAAAGTATATAAGCAATTTTCTGGTGTCGCTCCACTTACACTCCACACATCTTGCCATATTTGTTTTGCTAGGTCAGTTGGGTTATTTGGGCAAAATGTTTCCATTGCCTATATTCCCAACACCGTCTGTAACAAAGCCATTTGATCAACACCGTTAATTCTGCGAATCATGTTTTCAGCATCAATTTCAATGAGTTCATTGCCACTAATGGTTAATTTATAATAGTGAGCAGCAACTGAACATTTTAATGTAGCTTTCTCGCCAGGTTTCCAGCTACCAAAATCAAATTCTCTGAATATTCCCCTGAGATTTATAATAACTGCTTCAATATCATTACTACCACTTCCTTGCATCCCACCACGGAGCGTTAAAGAAACTGAACTCCCATCTATGAGTCCAAAAAGTCTAAATAGCTCTGAATCATACTCTGCAAAAGTAAAATCAGCTTCAAGCTTTTCCATCCCCATATCTATGCTAATTGGAATATCCATTCCTCCTGCTCTGTATTCTTCTGTTTTTATGGTAAGCTTTGGCAGAGTGATCTCATCAATTTTCCCTGCATAACCACGACCATCAACGAATACATTAAAGTTCTTTAGGATTTTTGGTAACATTTTTGCTCCTTTTTTACACTAATTCATTGTTAATTAAATGAGACCTGAAAGTAATCTGCTCAGCTGGATAAGGTGGTGTAAACTCAAAGTCAAAATACACTTTTCCACTTGCAATATTAGCTGGAGTATTTAGCCCTTGTGATGCGTAACATTTACCACTAATAATTGCTCCTTGAGCTTGTAAATTTGCCAGGTAAGCATTCACTCCCTCTATAACATCATCTATATAGGTTTTGGTAATATTACGATCAACTGCCCAGAGATGTGCCCTGAGAAGACTATCATTAATTAAATCTGCTGTACGTCTAACTGACAAAAAAGCCCATTTATCATCGTTTGAACAAGTTCTATTTCCCCATAAACGATAGCCTTTTTGATGAATAATTGTTGCCACTTCATTTTCATTTAAATAGTTAGCACGGCAATTTGCATCACCTAGAGTAAAATCAACAGGTCTACTCGTGCCAACAATACCGTTAATTTCTTGATTTGAAGGTGACCACCAGAATCCATGCTCGTTATCAATTTTTGCAATTAAGCCAGCAACAAAGGGACTCGCAGGTAAAATTTCCTCTTTTCCACTCGTAAAAATTTTAACCCATGGATCAACCGTATAAACACGAGAACTACCAATACTTTTTCTCCATTTGATTGCCTCTTCATCATTGGTATTTGGTCCATCTGCAACTATTATGCTTCTCAGCTTCTCTGCTATAGGAATTAGAGCGCTAATCACTGGATTTCTAGACTTCTCAGCATCCAACTCTGTTTCAGGCAACTGATGAGTAAAATTAGGTGCGATAAGTATTCTTGGGGCAACATGTATTATACTCTCACTGCTTAAAAAAGCCTCTATGCCTTGGTATTCGCCTGTTTCCGAATCAACTCCACCGATGATATTTTTAACTGTTTCACCTTCTTTTAGCTTTGGGTCACTATTTTCACCTTCCTCAACTCTGATAACTACTACTGTTGCACCAATTTGTGAAAAGATTGAATTCACTGCTTGCAAAAGAGTTCCTTTATTACCTAGTTTTGCTGCTTCTTTTAGGCTTCCTGCAATTAATACTGGTTTGTTTAGTGGAAATTTCTCCGCATTAGCTTCAGGAGCAGTACCGATCACACCAATTACTGATGATTTACTTGTTCTGATTGTTTTTGGGCCAGAGGTTATTTCAATAACATTCACTCCATGGAGAAATTTTCCTGTCATATAAATTGATTAGATAATTTTTATTTCTTGTTAAAAGTGTTCTTGCTGCTTTCTGTGTTTCTGCTGTTTACAAATTGGCTAAAGAATTCTTTATTTGTTGCTCAAAGTTGTCTAAAAAGTTTTTCAGTTCTTCTTGAGTTTTTGCTTCTTTTATTCTTTTTTTAGCTAAATCTTCTAATTCTTCACACTTTGCTATTGCTTTTACTGCTTTTTGTGCTTTACTTTGAACGAGTTTTGCCATTTCAATAACTGTAATATTACGTACTCTTGCCAGCGGCTCAATAATCTGTGTATCTTTTTCGTTTAATTTATCTGGCTCTGAAGCTAAAATGTTCTCTGAGGCTTTGGCTTGGATTTCGTAGGACTTAGCCTTTTGATGAGAATGGCCTGTGTATTTGTAAGTATAGTTATTAAAATAAATATGAAGACCAGAAAGTGCAGAAGATTTCGTATTTTGTAGTAACTCGTCTTGAATATCTTTTTCACTACGCTCAGCAATTTTTCCTCCTTCAATTAGACAATAACTTTTTTGCCAGTCAAAATCCTCTGGAGCTTCTTGCCAATTTCCTTCCCCTGGCTTATTTTCTAGAGTTGTTGTTTCTACTTGCTTGTTGTTTTCAAAACGAATATATACAGGCATGATTTCCCTCATTGTTTAATGCCAAAGTTTGTACGTAGTATCTAATCCTGGACATTGCCAAGCTTTAAGTGTTCTCTCCACGTCAACCACAAGTCCAGTGGTTAAAAAGTTGCTACGGAAGTTATAAATACCCCACTGTATAAATTGACCATAGATCATGTGATATATATAATCTTCCGGAAAAAACTCAGGAGGTTCACCAACTGTCATACCTCCAGAATGTAGATTAGATGATGTATAAAGCAATATTGCTACTGTTTTTCCAGCTGGAATTTCTACATTAC is a genomic window of Wolbachia endosymbiont of Folsomia candida containing:
- a CDS encoding N-6 DNA methylase, yielding METFCPNNPTDLAKQIWQDVWSVSGATPENCLYTFVELFIFKYLSDLSILKGDFGFDELLKKYNNNETNDVLQHYANIIRPKIKELFPEGDDKTTIINGTIFISKEQKAVEGYGTVFKKVLEKFRDYGKLEHIDHDFKSKLFESFLKESISKKNWGQFFTPIKVVRAINEMASSELKEEMIVCDPACGVGKFPLEFIKDKLDKLFTIENGVINQKIKIVGFDKGFDKDEQKTIILAKANMLIYFCELIKDNVGLTKEFAKIFNESFILKTDSILGTLSEACEEKYDLILTNPPYVTSGSSNLKEEIAKTNLKTHYKVNAMGVEGLFMEWIIKALKKGGKGFIVVPDGIFNRWNDKNLRQYILDTCYINAIISLPIKTFFTTPKKTYILAITKKYDISEEQTDPVFTYLVSEIGESRDVYRFDIEEDDLKEAVSLYNAFKGSKKYFAKINHDKRCKIQPIEVFKAEIDWSIEKLWNENERLELGLLTNDNGNSLQDFKSSVQNLLDKISSILSEIDEIKSEPNVIYKKFKLSEICTLSAGNAKLQKSYLEENKGTYPVYSANTKQNGIFGYINTFDHDNECIQITTNGVYAGTVFYREKHKFSINSDARIYIPRDENIDCLYLSFKLQEILNKNNFNWEYKPTIERTKNLVIKLPTTKTGKFDLHKQKEIAAKYSKIEEIRETIKTGFEKIENIRIDVEL
- a CDS encoding phage major tail tube protein, yielding MLPKILKNFNVFVDGRGYAGKIDEITLPKLTIKTEEYRAGGMDIPISIDMGMEKLEADFTFAEYDSELFRLFGLIDGSSVSLTLRGGMQGSGSNDIEAVIINLRGIFREFDFGSWKPGEKATLKCSVAAHYYKLTISGNELIEIDAENMIRRINGVDQMALLQTVLGI
- a CDS encoding phage tail sheath subtilisin-like domain-containing protein, translated to MTGKFLHGVNVIEITSGPKTIRTSKSSVIGVIGTAPEANAEKFPLNKPVLIAGSLKEAAKLGNKGTLLQAVNSIFSQIGATVVVIRVEEGENSDPKLKEGETVKNIIGGVDSETGEYQGIEAFLSSESIIHVAPRILIAPNFTHQLPETELDAEKSRNPVISALIPIAEKLRSIIVADGPNTNDEEAIKWRKSIGSSRVYTVDPWVKIFTSGKEEILPASPFVAGLIAKIDNEHGFWWSPSNQEINGIVGTSRPVDFTLGDANCRANYLNENEVATIIHQKGYRLWGNRTCSNDDKWAFLSVRRTADLINDSLLRAHLWAVDRNITKTYIDDVIEGVNAYLANLQAQGAIISGKCYASQGLNTPANIASGKVYFDFEFTPPYPAEQITFRSHLINNELV